The Sabethes cyaneus chromosome 3, idSabCyanKW18_F2, whole genome shotgun sequence DNA window caaaatctttccctccattccgccttgataagcaaatcaaacatccgagttaagaatttcggtaatttaagtagagctattggcagctgactcgcaactaccgtttacagatcaactggtaaaggcgttgccctactcctctattcctattcctatcgacagattgactggcggttcaattctaaccgaaaaagaaaataacaaaaagcaatcttgaaacgtcaacaaagtacgccatataagcataacagagagggaagataaaaaggatgtacaatatatttttcgcatttttttatgtttgacgttttaccgttacgcaacaggcgttacgttttatgacttttgtaaagctccaagcactaatgtagccggatatttcgccaaaaccggctttctagcagctttttataggcatattgaactatgctgcacgatatggtgtgcaccataggctaataaaaagctagatttctgcttctttaagtgctcactggttacttgggcagAGTCACTAGTCAGCTAAATGTTGTGAAcattttcttttctatgcatttatgtagccgcgaaaagcggaagagagcagacgcgaagagaatctctcattgtcacataagTCTACTTGAAGAATTACCCGAGATTTGATTAGAAATCTGAAAAGTTACTTTTTGGAAAATTCCTTCCCAAATGCCTACCcacaaaatgaaaaaagtttatTCCAATACAATATTTAGTTTCCGAGAAtaattgggtatgaaatggagaaggcaactaggaaaaagcgcccaacatgtagctctagccatcccaagcccctatctagcgcctccacgtggccataccttgaaatacttcaatttgtataattgagtagtgTTGCGGACAACTGTGGCCGCTAATGCTACGATCGTTTGGCCGATGaggcgagataaattttgacaaGCGATAGAAAGTCAAAATGACAAACCGGAAGGAATGGTAGAAGATCGAAAAAAAGGTAACAAGTAAGAAGACAGAATAGAAGTGGGCGTTGAgcattttttgataatttgatTAAAGAAAAGATAGTGAAAGGAAGCTTAGTACATATTATTAGATCTAAAAGTGTTAATAAATAAAGGTTGAAAAAGTGCGAGCTGTGAATTGGAGGTTAGGTTTATACGTGCTATCGTGGAATTCGTATAATCGTAACCGTAAAGAGGAAAAGCAGAAGAGTAGAGCGGTTGAAAGAAGGAAGAGGAGGTTGGATAGGAAACATTGATCTTTGATCGGCTAAAGAGTCGATTTCCAGAGATTGTTTGTcgtcaggcttggcatacacttttcgcttcggttttgctcttttgattaatgCTCCTaggccaagcagaatttgaaaaagtggtgtaaggggcatttgtagagctagtaattatctataatattgttgaagaaagtgaagctttatctttagtatttacggcgctgtagggcagtaatgccattggtagcaaaaagagcgctctttttgctaccaagagggtagcagccttatagcgccataaatacaaaatgcacagtaatgcttacttcagcaatattgtagataataacaaattctacaaacgccccatacatcaccttttcaaattttgtttggctgaggagcagtaatcaaaagatcaaaaccgaagcgaaaagtgtatgccaagcctgtttGTCGTCAGTTCCAATTCCGAACAAGTAGACAAGCAAGGCGCGGGGTCGCGTGGTTTTCtggtaatcgtcattttccaggatcccTTCAAGAATtgactgcgttagtgtgagattagattagattagatacaGTATTTAGTTTCCGAGAATAATTTCTATGAAGTTTGTTGATTGATGACTTAGCAAAAATGGCGTTTTACTACATCGAATTTGTTCCGCAAGGCAATGGAATGCTTAGTTGTACAATTTTTCGCTTGGTATATCACGAGTAAAATTGCAAAACGAGTCAAATGGCTGGTGCTTGAGCGAAGCATGACATTTTAACTATGCAACTTTTCCTGAttctttacttttttttctgaCCAATAACGACGCCGGTCACGACCAAATTGGGTTAAAAATTAACGTAATCATCAGCCTGTACTTACTTCATAAATAGGTAAACAAATCGAATCGATGAATCCCACTTGCATCATCGGTAGTTGGTCTTCCTTTTCCCGATCCATGATATCCTAAAAGCAGTAGCAGATAAATTTTTGCTTGCACCGAAGCCGAAGGTCATTTAAAGAGAAACTAACAATCGGAGTAATATTTAGCTCGTGCCGTTCCACATCTCCTTGCTCGAAAAATTCGGAGCTCACCAGCTCCGCCACTCGTTTCTCGATGTCCCACGGTTTGGAGATGGCGGCCAGATCACACACGGTCATACTCATCGCTCGAAGCAGCGACCGGGGCTCCTCCGCTTGCCACAACGTACCTTGAGCGGTCGGATTCACTAGATTCAAAAACGGGCCGCGTTTCCTAAATATCAAGATgcttatttttatcaaaaatttcgGATGAGAATGCGGAATTCACCTAAAATACACCGCCAAATCGGTGGATAGGATCGCGTCCTCTAATACTTTTATCACACGGCTGTAGTCGTCGGAGGACAGATTCAGCAAAATCTGATTTCCAGGACTGTTGATGATCATCAGACACTGGTCGAAGTGGTGATGTTCCATCGTTGAAGTGGAGTACAGTTGAGCTAGTGGCGATGAAGCTCTGAAAAAGTAAACTCGATTGAAGCATGCTTATGGAAACGACAGTGAAATTTCGAAACGAACTTAATCTGGAAGGAATTATTGGTCCCGCGGTGATCCAGGTCATGGCACAGACAGGCGATGATCAGCGCGAGGCATTCGATCTCGCCGAAAATTTTCCACCACTGCGTCGACGTCAGAATGGCAAACATCATCTGCGTCACGTTGAACGCGTGCCGCCAGTTGTGGTAGGTAACGTTCCGGTAGTTTTTCTTCACCGAAAGCAACCACCGGCAAAGTACTTCGTAGTCGATGTGAAATCGCTCGACCAGATCGAGGTCCAAAAACATTCGCAAGCAAGCCTTCAGTGTGTCGTCGTCCTCCATGTCCAGGTCGTCGAATTTAAAATCATGCAACTGGTAGAAGGCAGCCGATGGCACTTTAAGTTGCTGCAATATCacattaaaagataagattacTGAAATGGCAAACGTTTAACGATCTATCCGTACCCGTAACCGGTAGGCATCATCAATCGTTGCCGATGCATGATAACTGAGCACCTCCAGCGTTACGCTCTGTTTGGCCATCGCCACAATCGCTTTCTCGTACATGTGCGTATTGTGGATGCCCATGCCGCAGAAGATGGCGAATGCTTCCACGAAGTTTTCGTCATTTTTGGTAAAAGTCTAAAAAAAATCGCATAATGATTGTATTGTATACAACTGGGTGTAGGAATAAATGTGTACACTTACTAGCTCGTCAAACTTATTGATTAGCTGGATTACACCTATAATTTGACTTAGAGAATTTTTGATCGCCATACAAAGGATTGTTTTGTGCTGGAAACCTTGTCCCTCGTCCACACTCGGATCGAACCGGTCATCCTCGTAGGCGTTGCAAATATTTACAGTCTGTCAAAGCGATAAATGATGTAATTAAATTTATGGTTAAACGTAATAAGTATCAATCGATGAGAGTAAACAAGCGTAAAAACAATTATAGAAATTAAATCAGTGCGACTCACCTCGCCGGTCGTAGCCACGTAACCGGTGATGCCTATATTGATAGGAAAACGCGACTCGAATGGACTCGTCCTGGGGTCGCTCTCGTCTCCGCTGAGATCAGTGGCTTCAAAATCGAACACGCGCGAAAAGCTTCCCTTCGACGCTTCGTGCACCAGTAGGATCTGAACAAATTATAGTAAAAAATATAATATTTGAATGACTTCTGGCAAATTGAAAATCACGGCCCGCTTACTTGAACTCTTTGGCATTGAATTAAGCTCTGCATGTGGGTCAGTATCCGGAACACCATATGCTCGATGGTGCTCTGCTCCTCGAAGATCATCCGGGCCAGATCCAGCAGGACTTGATTTCGTTTCACCTCCAGTTGGGACTTCTCGTACAGTTGAGCATTCCGTAGGCCGATGCCGCAAAATTGCAAATAAGCAGCAAACACCTGAGGAGGATGTTGGAAAAGAAATGACACATTTTTAAGCTGTTTGAAATTAATTAATCTCAAGAGAAAAATATTCTGGAATAGAGTTTTTTAGaccaaaagtttaaaaaaaatgtaaaaattgctttgtaccgttctgattcaaacttcgaacacttaagctatgctgaaactttcttcaaagaaaaatgttcgaaaacatctttattctactcccataaatgatttaatagcatgacaatttaattattttcgtgttaaaattttgaaaatgagggtaaaatattaatttacattgaaaaacaataaaaaactgctgttcggttttgattcaaacttcgaacactttcatggtcgacattcaaaccTCGAATATTTCAATCTCAGActtcgaacacttgtattactttgaaaagtattaatgtttttagtgtcatttaacttaaataagtgaaatttcatcctttttctaaacactgtctttttaaatccaccttaTAGTATGATCTAAagttttcacacaataattagtttcaatccgtacttctgtagtcaattgctaatattttccaactctatgtaccacatctgAAGCAAGGTAgctttgtacagctttacaatgcagatagttcattttcccgaaggaaaatacggaaaaaccggatattattcgtgggtgttcgaagtttgaatcatacctcaaaacgtgattcaaacatcgaacactttttatttatataatttCCTTGAAATAatacatgaaatattgtattctaactatgctttagtacatatatatcttgcacttacctaataatcgcgaagtgggaaggtaaatgttctaaaattggtaaaataatgcaaacgaaaaaacagctacttttgcacgaaacgctaagagtatgcgaacgaagttaaaatctgagctctcacttttttccagcgcctacTGATTTCTTACAGAGAGTCCTACacttcaatgtcatacctcaccggatagaggacattctaatgaacacggtggtgtacaataagcataatattttatcaattagcgatactaacgagcatttaattctgaagtgttcgaagtttgagactgttctaagtttgaatcagaacggtacaacTAAAAATGGCGAATTCATTATGAGTGAAACTGTAACACGGGGAATTTCAATGAAGGATTCGCTAGAGTTCTTATTTTATACTCTTACTTGAATTGTCTTCTTCAAAGtgcaacaaagaaaaaaattatttgtaactTGAACAATGATGAAAAAAAACCAAACGTCGGGTCCAGAAGGTGTGATTCGCCACAACGGGAAGGGCGTATTACATCATTACGGCAAATGAGCATAAAACCCACATTGTGCGAGAGGTGGTAGGTAGGTAACCAAATCCTATTACCACATCAATGGATGGCTAGCCcattcaatgaaaaataaatgGATCGTGAAGATTCCCCACAGTAACGGACCCCCTGTCTCGTGACAGCATTCAATATTTATTCAGCAGCAGCTCATTACAGTCCTTTGTGAGAACCGGTGGCTGCCTATTGTCGTGTATCCGAGTCTTTGCGTCGGTCGTGGCAACTTACCTTCTCGTCGTAAGCGGTAAAGCACTGGTCCCCCTGTTTGTTGATCACCTGTGCTACGCCGACCACGTCCCCGGAGCCATCCTTGATGGGCATGCAGAGCAGCGCCTTTGTACGATAGCCAGTTTGTACGTCGATTTCCCGATTGAACCGTTCGTCCTTCAGGGTCGGCACGTTGACGATGCGTACGTGTAACGAGAGAATTGTCGTAAAATATTTCAATCGAATTAATTTTTGCGAGCAAACTAGTGGCCTTTtaataaaacatagttatttaTTTGATGTACATCGGTATCGAAATTCAATTTCCGTCGAATAATTTATGATCAATGTGCAAGAACCGGCTGCTGGAGTGCTGTGGGGGGATTTTTGCTTCTCTATTGCATCGGGTTGAAAGCCAGAGCTATTCATGTAGAGAATATCATATTATAGTAAATCAAGTTCGGCAAAAAAATCCCATACCACCAGCCACCAAACTATCCGTTAAAGCTGAAGAGAATTATAATATTTCATTTAAATTGTTCTGCATGTGGATGTGGTTATCCTGCTCTATGACAGGGTTCGGAATCCTTGCGGGTAGAGAAAATAATTGACATTAAACTTTCATTGCGGTAACTGAATTTTGGAAAAGATATCCCGTAGAAAAAGGAGATTTATGAGATAGTTTCATTACGATGCGAACGGGTGAAAAACGATTATTTGGAACATGTACAATCATATTATCCTTTCTTGTTAACTCTTTCTTCCTGTCCGAAATAGAGAAGATACGCTGTGGCTAATGGCAAAGTGCACTGCCAACAGCGTAATTTTATTATGTCTTAGATATTGcattttctttccgtttttagCCCGACTGAAGGCAATATTGGCCTAGGCTTGTTATACTCGCAGCATATGGAAGCACGAATCTCGCTTGGAAACAGATAGTATTTTCTCTCCATAAATCAATTTCAAGTCATAAAGCATACCGTATTAATTTTTATAGCTCGGATAGAACTTGATTGGTTTATTTTCGCTAGCATAGCATTTTATTGAGTCGTTAGCTCCGATCTCGAAACAGCACTCGTATTGGTGAAATGGAAATGCTTCGCatatttaatgcttataaaCTGCAGCAACATCAGCATCATCAGTTCTACAAACACTGCAGCTCATGCTTGCAAGCATAATGTGTTTTGCCAACATGAACTCCACTTAATGCAGTAATAAAATTTTCGTACCGCATTTCGCTTATCGTTTCTTCAAGCCTATAAAACTACATCTGCTACCAGCGGTCCGTGACTGTTTGCCTAAGTAGATAGTTTTGGCATTCCTCGAATTCTATTTTAATTTAAGCTGAAATTCCAAAATCCAAATGCACCATACCAGAATTCTGAATGGACAAGTTGGATGATTTTTTTGTTGGGCATCTcagcagaatctcgaatacgagttaaagaaaagttttccgttttattctgaTACCTAACCAAAAACCTACACAATATTCACATAGTAAATAATTACAAAATGTCACTATATTATAATTACACGGTAACTATAATATAGCTTGAGACCATCCTAACTCAGGAAGCGGCACCCTAATTTGGTGTTTAGGGGTGCCGACGGATCtgacatttttcaaaaaagagtGTACAGTCGATATCGATAGAACTTTTTTCATACCGCTAAATAATACAGTATCGGAATCTTGAAATTGTATGCCTTTTATATCTAGAAACCTTTAAGTAATAAAATTATGAAATTCTGTGATTCCCACATTTTAATCTAGAAATTCTAAAACTTACaatcttatttatttataatcctATAAACTTAAAAATAGTGCTGGGTTTTGGAAACGTCAGACCTTAAAAACTTTTGGTTATAAAATGCCGTAATGTATTAAATTCTAGAAGCTTCAAGTATCTCAAGATCCCAACATCCTGAAATCCGAAAGTTCTAAAATTAGGGATTCTTAAATCCTAATCTAAAATTAAGGATCATAAAATCCCAGAGTCCCAATATACTACAAACCTACATTCCTTAAAATCAAAAATCCTTAAACCTAAGAATCCAAAAATACCAAAACATCAAAATCCTAAAATTCTGAAATGCTAAAACCGTAAAATCCTAAAAAAAAACCAACATCCTAAATTACTGAAATTTTAAAATCCTTAGTTGCTAAAAAATAAACTTCTAAAATCCTACAATTTAGGGATTGTATGCCTACAATTATTTAGTCATAAAATTCTAAAAAGCTTAAATTTTATGAGCATAATATTTAGGATATTATCTTATTTAGGATTAATCCTACAATCGTTAAATGTCAAATCATAAAATGAAAAGGgccaaaaatcaaaatattataaaatcCAAAGactctaaaatttgaaaatcttaAAACTCTGAAATTCTAAAATCGTACTGTCTTAAAATCCTGAAATTGTAAAATCTTTAAATTCTTAAACCCAATCCCAATTCCCAAAATCTTAAATGCCGAAATCCGAAGATCCTAATtctaaagcaaaaaaaaaaattaaaatccagAAATCTCGAATTTTAAAATTCTGAAACATACAATCTTAAAATCTCAAAACCctgaaattttcaaatcataAAATCGAAATATGGAAATTCTAAATCATAAAATTCTAAAATCCATAAACCCACTATCCTAAAATAAGAGGGCTCCGCAGccgcaaagttttttttttcctgtatggactcatcactgcgaccagtatagttgatctattgtgatatcgcccgggtgtttgctgtatgtgacctgcactgcatttctttttgttataatcgctattgaatgagcgatacgcttattaaattttatgcgtgcttgtgtatattgggatttacccttccttcaaagcttgatctactttaacCACTTATTACTCGCTGCCCATATtttagccgtccctggcgaggactcattcgttcttctgaccagtacatttaactataggagggacactGTCAAGAGgtttcagtgggtaaatatagaattcagcatgaaggaagggtaaatgaggggcttgagaataaactcatgctaaagtcacttgacatcgaatggtttgattctactaagtttcgaacccacgaccactcgcttgtcaaagcagactcgataaccttgtcGCTACGGAGCCCAACAGCCGCAAAGCTACCGAGTTTGCTTTGATAACCGACTGGTCATagattcgaatcttagtagaatcaggccctttgatgtcaagtgactttagaatgggtttattctcaggccctaaAGTctaaaatcattaaattttttaaCACTTATACCTCAAAATCCTACAATCCTGAAAGCCTTAGATCTTAAAATCCCAAAGTCCGACTATTCCGAAATTTTCTAGAGCGGGTGCTCTGGTGTACTAAGTACATTTGCACGAAAAACACTATTTTTGTAAGTaattttcgaccactttttcatttctttttgctacatTTTGGCATTATTAGAAAAAGGAAGAGTTGATCTTggaatacaaccaaaacctggagtgatttgaataaaattccaatgatttttttcgtttttcgaaaacgcgttTATACGCGCACATAGCGCGTCCGCTCTAGGATTAACATGGAGCACTAAAATCTTAAAATTCTTGGACCAAAAGtccttacttatttactttttcggcgtCAATCCGTTTATCGAATTCATGCCGAATTGCGGTGCCGATGTTATCGATGTCCTCCGTAAACCGCAGACCGCAAGGAGcttatgagatttcgtgatgatggtaccgcttctctgcacaccTACCATTCGAATAGCACCTCCCAATGCAaagttgaacagcaaattcgatagtccgtcaccttgtttgaaaccatctaacgtcacaaacgttCATAAAATTCAAGAGTCTCAAAATACTACAAACTACGCTGCTTAGAATGCTTAGAATCAAAAATCCTTAACCCTGGGAATGCTGAAATCCCAAAATACCAAATCCCAAAATGCTAAAATTGTAAAATCCAAAACAACCCAAAGTACTAAAACTCTTAGTCCCTACGATCCTACGATCAACAACTGCTAGAATCATAAAATGCGAGGAACCAGAaatcaaaatattataaaatcCAAACACTCTAAAATTCCAAAATCTACAACATCATTAAACTCTTAAACGTAAAGTCTTAAAACCGGTAAATCCCAAGtcctaaaattttaaaatcccGGAATCCGAAAATTCTAAATGCATAAAATTCGGAAATCTCAAATTCTGAaatcccaaaaccaaaaatgctAAGACATACAATCCCAgtaagcattttcatatgtataattagattgcaaataagaattacgtactgatatgtatccaacaaaatcgtattcgacgcacaaaagccgcttatccgtaccattttggaggcgatatacgcactgaggaataattttgagcgatacacttatatatgtatttcaatacgataatatccgattaagcgcgaccaggttcatacagctatacaactttgtgctgaaaatcggtggtgtttgtcagctactagcattataaacgatagaatatcaacttctGCGTGGATTATAGGGCTTTATTTGGGAGCCCGAATTTGttcagagatatttacgataattttcgtacattgatatacgagttggtgctggctgggatcTCAACATCCTGAAAATTTCCAATCAACAAATCCCAAAATCCGAAACTACTGAAACATGAAATTCTAAAATCCCAAATCTAAAATTCATAAACCTAAAGGCCTAAAATCCAGAAATCCTGAGATCCTAAAAtactaaaattgtaaaattccAAGTACCAAACTCCAGAACTCCGAAAATTCTTAGACATAAACTCCTCAAATTCTGAAAGCCACACATTTTATAATCCTAAAATCCCGAATCCCAAAATCcgaaaatctttaatttctaaAGTCCTATAATCCTGAAATACTACAGTCGTAAAATCTCAAAAAGCAATGCTTTGGGTTACAAacatctttaagacttgaccgttctttatcgacagacttcacagtccGTTaattacagtacagtacaggacaattacgcagctattgcaacgatcctactgattctgttAGCgtccagccgagatttgaacattcAACGACTGGCTTTTTAGACCAGCTGGTCTAACatagtacctcgaagctaactgagtgGTTATCCTAATATCCTACAATTAAATAACTATCTATCCTCAAaggataaaatttgaaaattctaaaatcCCAAAATATTAAGATCCTTAAGTCCAAAAATCTGAAAATCCTAAGACATAAAAGcccataaaaattacaaaagacCTAAATCCTAAAATTCTCGAATTCGAATCTTAAAATCCTAATATCCAAAAGTCCTTAAATCCTAATACTCTAAAATCTTAACACCCTAAGACTTTAAAATGCCGAAATCTTTATCTTTAAACCTTTTAACCTGAAATCCTAAGATTCTTCAATCTAAAATCGTAAAATCTCTAAACATAATATCCCAAAAACCTTCGACTTTTAGTCCTAAAATCCTGAATTCTTAAAATACTAAAATCGTCACCTCTAAATTTCAACATCCTAAAACTCTAAATAAATCTAAATTTACAAAATGCTTGAACCTAAAGTCCTAAAATCTTGACATCTTGAGGTCTTTATATATTGAAATTATATAATCTCAAAATTCTAAAATCATAAACTTCTTAAAGTTTTAAAGcctaaaattttcaaatccAAAGATTCTGAATTTCAAAATCCTAGATCGTAAATCCTAAAATAACACATTCGGAAAATCCTATAGCATAAAGCCCTTAAATCTTAAAATCCTGCTATCATAGAGCCTTGAAAATCTAAAAACCTAAAATCCCAAGATCCTGAATTCCTAAAGCTTTTAAATTATtctgatttttaaattaaattctgcTAAATACCTACTAAAATTCCAAAATCATAAAATCTTAAAATCCTGAAAGTCTTTAACCTGCAATCCTAAAATCCTAAAATCTTTAAACCTAAAGTTTTGAAATCCTAAAATcccaaaatttcaaaacataaAATTCGTAAAAGCTTAGACCCTAATACCTCAATTATCCTGAAATCTGGAAATACTAAAACCAAGTAGAACGTAGTAACCGAAAAAAGTTGTCCCCAGATGACCAGCGAGGGCCAGTAGTAGCTCAAAACGTCCAGACCAACtggtatttaatttttaatgacTATTTCGCCGAAAATCGTCTATAAAATTGAGCACAAAAAAGTACTAAAATCGAAAGATCCCAAAATTTTTAAACCCCAAAATCCAAAACTTCGAAAACATAAATTCTATAAGTCCTAAATGTCATAATCATAAAATCTtgtattgaattgaaaattgttaaacaTAAAATCCTTTAGCAGAGAGTCTAAATTGCTAAAATCCTGACATACTGTATTTCTGTAATTCTCAAAttaggtcattgcaaatcattttaaaagtttttgtcaccccccccccccttggaaattggcttgaaaaatcgggggagcaaaaaaataattaataatttgtacgatatgagttaattttttttataaaatcaattgtcttcaGGCTATACAGCCTGAAaaccttgaaaaatgagtgtacgagttgagttaacgcgcGTTGAGAAAtacaaacagcggaatttccgaaaatcggccaaaaaaattttctttcgttttggtcttttttcgtagatttttgcatggaaattaacaacgtatatattaaaagcaagaatagatttggttttcacgtttaaacttacaATAAAAGTGCCTAAAATTCATATCTCTGTTTtttttcaccccccccccccccccctcagtgGCCCAaaaccggagggacaaaaacttttttaaatatttgtaatggctttaTTGGATCTTAAAATTCTGAAATTCTAAAATGTTGATAGCCTAAAATCCCGAAATCTAAAAATCCTACAATCTTTAAATCTAACATCTAACTTAAAATCACAACACATAAAACCCCAAAAACTTTGGGCCCTAAGTTCTAAAATCCTGAAATCTTAAAGTtctaaaattttcaaatgctaaaatttcaaaatcacaAGATCTTAAAACCTTTAAACCTAAAGTCCTAATATCCTCAAAAGAGTAATTCTCGTAAAAATGGGGTGACACGATGTCTTCagata harbors:
- the LOC128743995 gene encoding dual 3',5'-cyclic-AMP and -GMP phosphodiesterase 11 isoform X2 produces the protein MGQSASMCRFNGCYKKNKQGLHLRSIEEPQSRMPAEQGGTVGLDTSLGSRSGVPLPLQLQPASSQQTGPNSTGSGSLNHHQLGLNNHHHPHHHLHNHHQHLHHLGNSGSGGSLGGTASATGTGASYDAEFARMEAWLDENPEFVQDYFIRKATRNMVDGWLVSHATPGTAGGSIDSPTHGTGTQPCSSRAGSGATTPVRKISAHEFERGGLLKPIVNTIDGTPTFLSIGLQNENFQCGSGLNQNGVAGGPSSSQRPQRLSRNELRQLDEKELIFELVKDICNDLDVRSLCHKILQNVSILLNADRGSLFLVQGKSTCGSDNTKKCLVSKLFDVCSSSTLEEMEQQDEVKVAWGMGIAGHVAESGEPVNIPDAYQDERFNREIDVQTGYRTKALLCMPIKDGSGDVVGVAQVINKQGDQCFTAYDEKVFAAYLQFCGIGLRNAQLYEKSQLEVKRNQVLLDLARMIFEEQSTIEHMVFRILTHMQSLIQCQRVQILLVHEASKGSFSRVFDFEATDLSGDESDPRTSPFESRFPINIGITGYVATTGETVNICNAYEDDRFDPSVDEGQGFQHKTILCMAIKNSLSQIIGVIQLINKFDELTFTKNDENFVEAFAIFCGMGIHNTHMYEKAIVAMAKQSVTLEVLSYHASATIDDAYRLRQLKVPSAAFYQLHDFKFDDLDMEDDDTLKACLRMFLDLDLVERFHIDYEVLCRWLLSVKKNYRNVTYHNWRHAFNVTQMMFAILTSTQWWKIFGEIECLALIIACLCHDLDHRGTNNSFQIKASSPLAQLYSTSTMEHHHFDQCLMIINSPGNQILLNLSSDDYSRVIKVLEDAILSTDLAVYFRKRGPFLNLVNPTAQGTLWQAEEPRSLLRAMSMTVCDLAAISKPWDIEKRVAELVSSEFFEQGDVERHELNITPIDIMDREKEDQLPMMQVGFIDSICLPIYEAFACLSDKLEPLVEGVRENKNHWIELAQSSKAKFANNNNDDTVSRNNNNNNNNNNNNNNNNSSSKSRSNSIKSDGLPSVMARKASLHEQSSESKRPTLGSPTSSHEINCTSSIAEKIVGRLGLDLTTTSPYSEVPSYLVTKKENGWVQHGNESKIRLLRLSSLEGKTNASEQPVMDQ
- the LOC128743995 gene encoding dual 3',5'-cyclic-AMP and -GMP phosphodiesterase 11 isoform X3, which gives rise to MPAEQGGTVGLDTSLGSRSGVPLPLQLQPASSQQTGPNSTGSGSLNHHQLGLNNHHHPHHHLHNHHQHLHHLGNSGSGGSLGGTASATGTGASYDAEFARMEAWLDENPEFVQDYFIRKATRNMVDGWLVSHATPGTAGGSIDSPTHGTGTQPCSSRAGSGATTPVRKISAHEFERGGLLKPIVNTIDGTPTFLSIGLQNENFQCGSGLNQNGVAGGPSSSQRPQRLSRNELRQLDEKELIFELVKDICNDLDVRSLCHKILQNVSILLNADRGSLFLVQGKSTCGSDNTKKCLVSKLFDVCSSSTLEEMEQQDEVKVAWGMGIAGHVAESGEPVNIPDAYQDERFNREIDVQTGYRTKALLCMPIKDGSGDVVGVAQVINKQGDQCFTAYDEKVFAAYLQFCGIGLRNAQLYEKSQLEVKRNQVLLDLARMIFEEQSTIEHMVFRILTHMQSLIQCQRVQILLVHEASKGSFSRVFDFEATDLSGDESDPRTSPFESRFPINIGITGYVATTGETVNICNAYEDDRFDPSVDEGQGFQHKTILCMAIKNSLSQIIGVIQLINKFDELTFTKNDENFVEAFAIFCGMGIHNTHMYEKAIVAMAKQSVTLEVLSYHASATIDDAYRLRQLKVPSAAFYQLHDFKFDDLDMEDDDTLKACLRMFLDLDLVERFHIDYEVLCRWLLSVKKNYRNVTYHNWRHAFNVTQMMFAILTSTQWWKIFGEIECLALIIACLCHDLDHRGTNNSFQIKASSPLAQLYSTSTMEHHHFDQCLMIINSPGNQILLNLSSDDYSRVIKVLEDAILSTDLAVYFRKRGPFLNLVNPTAQGTLWQAEEPRSLLRAMSMTVCDLAAISKPWDIEKRVAELVSSEFFEQGDVERHELNITPIDIMDREKEDQLPMMQVGFIDSICLPIYEAFACLSDKLEPLVEGVRENKNHWIELAQSSKAKFANNNNDDTVSRNNNNNNNNNNNNNNNNSSSKSRSNSIKSDGLPSVMARKASLHEQSSESKRPTLGSPTSNTQCTVVSNAPGTDNDNHSIGSHEINCTSSIAEKIVGRLGLDLTTTSPYSEVPSYLVTKKENGWVQHGNESKIRLLRLSSLEGKTNASEQPVMDQ